DNA from Roseimicrobium sp. ORNL1:
TGAATGGCGTGGCTGGCAATGTGGGCATCGCAGTGGCGGGCACGTATGGTGCGCTGACGCTGGGTTCCAATGGTGCCTACAGCTACATCTTGAATGATGCACATGCCTCAGTGCAGGCTCTGGATGATGGTGAGACCATCACGGACGTTTTCAACTACACCGCTACGGATGGTACAGCCAGCGCGGGCGCCACGCTGACGATCACCATCTTCGGGACAAATGACGCCCCGGTGGCCAATGCGGATACGAACTGGGCTCAGGAAGATGGAGCGGATGCGAGTGGCAACGTGCTGCAGACCCTGGTACACAATGGTGCGCCGAGTGGTGTCTTCAGTGACATTGCAGACACAGATGTGGATGTGGAACCGCTGACGGTGAGTTCCGTGAATGGCGTGGCAGGCAACGTGGGCATCGCAGTGGCGGGCACGTATGGCATGCTGACCTTGGGATCCAATGGTGCGTATAGTTACATCTTGAATGATGCACATGCGGCGGTGCAGGCCCTGGATGTGGGAGAAACGCTTACAGATGTATTCAGCTACACCGCCAACGACGGCAGTGCGAACTCGGCAGCGGCGACACTGACGATTACCATTTTCGGGGCGAACGACGCCCCGGTTGCCATTGCGGATACCAACTGGGCGCAGGAAGACGTGTCGGACGCCAGCGGCAACGTGTTGCAGACCTTGCTGCACAATGGCGCTCCCAGTGGTGTGTTTAGTGACATCGCAGACACGGACGCGGACTCGGAACCTCTCACCGTCAGCACGGTGAATGGCGTGGCGGGAAATGTGGGCAACGCGGTCGCGGGTACGTATGGCACGCTCACCCTGGGATCCAATGGTGCGTACAGCTACATTCTGAATGATGCGCATGCTGCGGTGCAGGCCCTGGACGTAGGCGAGACCATCACGGATGTGTTCACCTACACGGCCAACGACGGCAGCACCAATTCGGCGCCGGCTACGCTGACGATCACCATCTTCGGGACAAATGACGCCCCGGTGGCCAATGCAGATACCAACTGGGCGAAGGAGGATGTGGCAAACGCCTCGGGCAATGTGCTGCTTACCCTGGCGCATGCAGGAGCACCAAGCGGTGTGTTCAGTGACATTGCGGACACTGATGTAGACATCGAGCCGCTGACTGTGAATACGGTCAACAGTGTGGCGGGCAATGTGGGCGTGGCGGTCGCAGGGACCTATGGCTCAGTGACGATCAATGGCAATGGTACCTACAACTACGTGCTCAACAACGGCAACGCGAGCGTGCAGGCCCTGGATGAGGGTGAGACGCTGACAGATGTCTTCAACTACACCGCCACCGATGGCACGGCCAATGCAGGGGCCACGCTGACGATCACCATCTTCGGAACGAACGACGCGCCGATTGCCAATGCGGATACCAACTGGGCGAAGGAGGATGTGGCCAATGCCTCGGGTAATGTGCTGCTTACCCTGGCGCACGCGGGTGCCCCCAGTGGCGTGTTTAGTGACATCGCAGATACCGATGTGGACATTGAACCGCTGACTGTAAACACGGTCAACAGCGTGGCGGGCAATGTGGGCGTGGCGGTCGCAGGGACTTATGGCTCGGTGACGATCAATGGCAATGGCACCTACAACTACGTGCTCAACAATGGCAACGCGAGCGTGCAGGCCCTGGATGAGGGTGAGACGCTGACGGATGTCTTCAACTACACCGCGACCGACGGCACCGCCAACGGGGGGGCCACGCTGACCATCACCATCTTTGGCACGAACGATGCCCCGGTGGCCAATGCGGACACCAACTGGGCCAAGGAGGATGTGGCCAATGCTTCGGGCAATGTGCTGCTCACCCTGGCGCACGCGGGTGCCCCCAGTGGCGTGTTTAGTGACATCGCGGACACCGATGTGGACATCGAACCGCTGACTGTGAACACGGTCAACAGCGTGGCGGGGAATGTGGGCGTGGCCGTGGCAGGGACCTATGGCTCAGTGACGATCAATGGCAATGGTACCTACAACTACGTGCTCAACAACGGCAACGCAGCTGTGCAGGGCCTGGATGAGGGCGAGACGCTGACGGATGTCTTCAACTACACCGCCACGGACGGCACCGCCAACGCAGGCGCCACGCTGACGATTACCATCTTCGGGACGAATGACGCGCCGGTGGCCAATGCGGATACCAACTGGGCCAAGGAGGATTTCTCCGATGCTGCTGGCAATGTGCTGCAGACGCTGGCGCACGCGGGAGCGCCGAGTGGGGTGTTCAGTGACATCGCGGATACCGATGTGGATGTGGAGCCGCTCACGGTGAGTGCGGTGAATGGTGTGGCAGGCAATGTAGGCATCGCGGTGGCGGGCACGTATGGCACGCTGACGCTGGGTTCTAATGGTGCCTACAGCTACATCTTGAACGATGCACATGCCTCAGTGCAGGCTCTGGACGATGGTGAGACCATCACCGATGTGTTCACCTACACGGCGAGTGATGGCACGGCCAACAGTGCCTCGGCCACCCTGACCATCACCATCTTCGGCACGAACGATGCCCCGGTAGCCAATGCGGACACGAACTGGGCGCAGGAGGATGGAGCGGATGCCAGTGGCAATGTGCTGCAGACCCTGGCACACAATGGCGCGCCGAGTGGAGCATTCAGCGATATCGCGGACACGGATGTGGATGTCGAGCCTCTGACAGTGAGTTCCGTGAATGGTGTGGCTGGTAATGTGGGCATCGCAGTGGCAGGAACGTATGGCACGCTCACCCTGGGCTCCAACGGAGCGTACAGCTACATCCTCAATGATGCACATGCGGCGGTGCAGGCACTGGATGTGGGTGAGACTATCACGGATGTCTTCAGCTACACGGCCAATGATGGCACGGCAAACAGCGCCTCCGCTACACTGACCATCACGATCTTCGGCACGAACGACGCCCCGGTGGCCAATGCGGATACGAACTGGGCCAAGGAGGATGTGGCCAATGCCTCGGGTAATGTGCTGCTCACCCTGGCGCATGCGGGTGCCCCCAGCGGTGTGTTCAGCGACATCGCGGACACTGATGTGGACATCGAGCCGCTGACTGTAAACACGGTCAATAGCGTGGCGGGCAATGTGGGCGTGGCAGTGGCAGGGACCTATGGCTCGGTGACGATCAATGGCAATGGGACCTACAACTATGTGCTCAACAACGGCAACGCGAGTGTGCAGGCCCTGGATGAGGGTGAGACGCTGACGGATGTTTTCAACTACACCGCGACCGATGGTACCGCCAATGCGGGCGCCACGCTGACCATCACCATCTTTGGAACGAATGACGCGCCGGTGGCCAATGCGGATACGAACTGGGCCAAGGAGGACGTGGCCAATGCCTCGGGTAATGTGCTGCTCACCCTGGCGCATGCGGGAGCCCCCAGTGGCGTGTTTAGCGACATCGCGGACACCGATGTGGACGTCGAGCCGCTGACTGTGAACACGGTCAACAGCCTGGCGGGCAATGTGGGCGTGGCGGTGGCAGGGACCTATGGCTCGGTGACAATCAATGGCAATGGGACCTACAACTATGTGCTCAACAACGGCAACGCGAGCGTGCAGGCCTTGGATGAGGGCGAGACGCTGACGGATGTCTTCAACTACACCGCGACCGATGGCACGGCCAACGCGGGCGCCACGCTGACCATTACCATCTTCGGGACGAATGACGCGCCGGTGGCCAATGCGGATACCAACTGGGCGAAGGAGGATGTGGCCAATGCCTCGGGTAATGTGCTGCTCACCCTGGCGCACGCAGGCGCCCCGAGCGGTGTGTTTAGCGACATCGCGGACACCGATGTGGATATTGAGCCGCTGACTGTAAACACGGTCAATGCCGTGGCGGGCAATGTGGGCAATGCGGTGGCAGGGACCTATGGCTCGGTGACGATCAATGGCAATGGGACCTACAACTACGTGCTTAACAATGGCAACGCGAGCGTGCAGGCACTGGATGATGGCGAGACGCTGACGGATGTCTTCAACTACACCGCGACCGATGGGACGGCCAACGCGGGAGCCACATTGACGATTACCATCTTCGGAACGAACGATGTTCCGGTCGCGAATGCGGATACGAATTGGGCCAAGGAAGACGTCTCTGATGCCACCGGCAATGTGCTGCTCACCCTGGCGCACGCAGGTGCCCCCAGTGGTGTGTTCAGCGACATCGCGGATACCGATGTGGACATCGAGACACTCACGGTGAGTACGGTGAATGGGGTGGCTGGCAATGTGGGCAACGCGGTGGCGGGCACGTATGGCACGCTGACCCTCAACGGCAACGGCACCTACAGCTACATCTTGAATGACGCGCATGCCTCTGTACAGGCGCTGGATGATGGCGAGACCATCACCGATGTCTTCAACTACACGGCCAGCGACGGCACGGCCAGTGCAGGAGCCACGCTGACCATCACGATCTTCGGCACGAACGACGCACCCGTGGCCAATCCGGATACGAACTGGGCGCAGGAAGACGGAGCGGATGCCAGTGGCAATGTGCTCCAGACGCTGGTGCATGCAGGAGCGCCGAGTGGCTCCTTCAGCGACATTGCGGATACCGACGTGGATGTGGAGTCGCTGACGGTCAGCACGGTGAATGGCAGTGGGGCAAATGTGGGGGCCGCTATCGTTGGCCTCTACGGCACGCTGACGCTGAACAGCAATGGTTCGTACAACTACATCCTGAATGACGCGCTCGCTGCCGTGCAGGCACTGGATGTGGGAGAGACCCTGTCGGAGGCGTTTACCTACACCGCGAGCGATGGCACCGCCAGCAGTGCCTCGGCTTCACTCACCATCACCATCTTCGGCACGAACGACGCTCCGGTGGCCAATGCGGATACGAACTGGGCACAAGAAGACGGCGCGGATGCCAGCGGTAATGTGCTCCAGACGCTGCCGCACGCGGGCGCTCCGAGTGGTTCCTTCAGCGATATCGCGGATACGGATGTGGACATCGAGCCGCTGACGGTGAGCATGGTCAATGGCAGTGGGGCAAATGTGGGTGTCGCCATCGCAGGTCTCTACGGCACGCTGACGCTGAACAGCAATGGTTCGTACAACTACATCCTCAATGATGCCAATGCGACCGTGCAGGGGCTGGAAGCAGGGGAGACCATCACGGATGTCTTCAACTACACCGCCAACGATAGCAGCGCCAACAGTGCCTCCGCCACTCTGACCATCACCATCTTTGGATCGAACGACGCACCGCTGGTCGGCACGGGCACAGCTCTGGTGTCTGAGGAAGGTCTCCTGGGAGCGAACCCGGATACGGTGGGGAATCCTACGGATGGCACGAACAGCGCCACTGCTTCCGGCAGCATTTCCGTTTCGGATCCTGATGGGCAGCCTCTCACCGTCACGTTGGTGGCGCCTCCGCTGGGTACTTTCACCTCGGGGGGAGTGAATGTCACGTGGGTGGGTGGGGGAACGAATCACCTGGTGGGCAGCGTGGGTGCCACTCCGATACTGGATGTGGTGATCAACAACGCGGGCGCCTTTACTGTCACATTGCAAGGCCATATTGACCATGCGCCGGGAGATTTCGAGAACCTGTTCGTATTCGCTTTTGATGTGAATGTCTCGGACGGCATCACCACCGTGCCGACCTCGCTGACCGTCACCATCGAGGATGACAGCGCCACTGCCGGCAGCAATGCCGCGGTGATTGTAGACGATGATGATGTGGCGGGTGCGGGTGGGAATCCGGGGGGCACCGGCGACTTGGCTCCGGCCAATGCCACGGGAACGGTGGCCCACAGCTTTGGTGCGGATGGCGGTTCGATTGCCTGGCTGAACACGGGAGCGCCTGCGGGCTTCACCTATCAGGTCTCTGCCAACAACCTGCTGGTGAAGCAGGGCGCCACCACGGTGCTCACGATCAATCTGAACTCGAGCACCGGTGCCTACTCCGTGGTGCAGAATGCGGCCATCCTCCATGCGCTGCTGGCAAATGAGAATGATGCCAACTTCACGCTGAACTACCGCGTCACCGATGCGGATGGAGATTTTGTGGATGGCTCGCTCTCCCTGACGGTGAATGATGACACGCCGGTGAACATCGCGCCGCAGACGGAGATTCTGGTGAATGCCGCCGGCGCCTCCAGTTCCTCCGACCTTCCGCTGCCGCTGCTTGATGGGGATGGCAATGTGGACAATAACATGGGTGCTGACAAGCCCGGCACCATCGCCTTTGCGAATATCACGAATGGCCAGCAGGCCACGGGCGTCATTGGTGGGAACACGGTGAATCTCAGTTCTGGTGGTTCGCCCATCAAGCTGTACCTGGTGAACCATGACGCGAATGCCGCCACGCCAGATCAGCTGCAAGGATGGGTCAATGGGGCTCCGGGGGCTATGGGGGCCACGCAGGTCTTCAATGTCACTCTGAACCATGACCCGACCAATGTGGCGCAGGATACCTATCAGGTGAATGTGCTCAATCCCATCGGCGTCACGCAGCAGGTGGTGATAACGAATTTCGGGAACGTGGAGTCGGGTAACAATGAATTCCCGGTGCTGCAAAACCCCTTGGGCGTGAGCATTGACCAGGATCTGCTGTTCTCCTCGTACACTCGTGCGGCCAATGGTACCACCAACATCGCTACAGGTGGCTCGACTGTGAATACCAGTCAGCAAGGCATAGGTGTGGACAACCAGTCCATGAATGATACGGAAAATCTCCGTATTGATTTTGTTACTGGAGCATCAACCACTGGTGGCACGTACAACTACGGTGCCCATTACAATGTAAACAACTTCCTGTTCTCGATATCACAGACCAACAATGGTGGTCCCAATCATATCGAATTCTGGGTCCGGATTTACAATGCGAACAATGATCCCGGTGGTGCCAACACTGTCGCTGATGCGGTGGCGTTGAATACCGGAGACACGCAGCTTAATACCATCACAGCGTTGCAATGGTTTGATGCCAGCAGCAATACC
Protein-coding regions in this window:
- a CDS encoding VCBS domain-containing protein is translated as MKISITESNASTGRHETKNVDVQSEARIPVQLQGNVQISRDGEPPASVTKLADGVVIQWKDGTFVVLVPEDGNNLDQLKQVSINSVMDGAAVDEFMLWRASYEDSPLDFAGMGPYGLPLRDVEQENADLFKEPVAESEPAVAPPAPPAPDVAPVIIPPPPVDLPPSAVDDSNFIIESDITPSIAAGNVLQNLIHGLYKNIGPFSDVADSEPEGGLLTLVKAGVQGALGAALGFNGVTVQGQYGTLIIQANGSYIYALNQNNPAPEALDEGESLVETFFYTVSDATGQTAQATLTITIFGTNDAPVANADTNWAQEDVSNASGNVLQTLAHNGAPNNGPFSDVADTDVDIEPLSVGSVNGSALNVGVAVAGAYGTLTLNADGTYNYVLDAQNATVDGLDDGETLTDVFSYTATDGDANAGATLTITIFGSNDAPIANADTNWAQEDASDASGNVLLTLAHNGAPSGVFSDIADTDVDGESLTVSEVNGSAGNVGAAVTGTYGSVTLNANGTYNYVLNNGHADVQALDDGETLTDVFNYTATDGTASAGATLTITIFGSNDTPVANADTNWAKEDVVDASGNVLLTLAHNGAPSGVFSDIADTDVDIEPLTVSEVNGSAGNVGAAVAGTYGSVTLNANGTYNYVLNNGHADVQALDDGETLTDVFNYTATDGTASAGATLTITIFGSNDTPVANADTNWAKEDVVDASGNVLLTLAHNGAPSGVFSDIADTDVDIEPLTVSEVNGSAGSVGAAVAGTYGSVTLNANGTYNYVLNNGHADVQALDDGETLTDVFNYTATDGTASAGATLTITIFGSNDAPVANADTNWAKEDVANASGNVLLTLAHAGAPSGVFSDIADTDVDIEPLTVNTVNGVAGNVGAAVLGTHGTLTLNGNGTYNYVLNNGSAAVQALDDGETLTDVFNYTATDGTANAGATLTITIFGTNDAPVANADTNWAKEDVANASGNVLLTLAHAGAPSGVFSDIADTDVDIEPLTVNTVNSVAGNVGVAVAGTYGSVMINGNGTYNYVLNNGSAAVQALDDGETLTDVFNYTATDGTANAGATLTITIFGTNDAPVANADTNWAKEDVANASGNVLLTLAHAGAPSGVFSDIADTDVDIEPLTVNTVNSVAGNVGVAVAGTYGSVTINGNGTYNYVLNNGNASVQALDEGETLTDVFNYTATDGTANAGATLTITIFGTNDAPVANADTNWAKEDVSDATGNVLQTLAHAGAPSGVFSDIADTDVDIEPLTVSAVNGVAGNVGIAVAGTYGALTLGSNGAYSYILNDAHASVQALDDGETITDVFNYTATDGTASAGATLTITIFGTNDAPVANADTNWAQEDGADASGNVLQTLVHNGAPSGVFSDIADTDVDVEPLTVSSVNGVAGNVGIAVAGTYGMLTLGSNGAYSYILNDAHAAVQALDVGETLTDVFSYTANDGSANSAAATLTITIFGANDAPVAIADTNWAQEDVSDASGNVLQTLLHNGAPSGVFSDIADTDADSEPLTVSTVNGVAGNVGNAVAGTYGTLTLGSNGAYSYILNDAHAAVQALDVGETITDVFTYTANDGSTNSAPATLTITIFGTNDAPVANADTNWAKEDVANASGNVLLTLAHAGAPSGVFSDIADTDVDIEPLTVNTVNSVAGNVGVAVAGTYGSVTINGNGTYNYVLNNGNASVQALDEGETLTDVFNYTATDGTANAGATLTITIFGTNDAPIANADTNWAKEDVANASGNVLLTLAHAGAPSGVFSDIADTDVDIEPLTVNTVNSVAGNVGVAVAGTYGSVTINGNGTYNYVLNNGNASVQALDEGETLTDVFNYTATDGTANGGATLTITIFGTNDAPVANADTNWAKEDVANASGNVLLTLAHAGAPSGVFSDIADTDVDIEPLTVNTVNSVAGNVGVAVAGTYGSVTINGNGTYNYVLNNGNAAVQGLDEGETLTDVFNYTATDGTANAGATLTITIFGTNDAPVANADTNWAKEDFSDAAGNVLQTLAHAGAPSGVFSDIADTDVDVEPLTVSAVNGVAGNVGIAVAGTYGTLTLGSNGAYSYILNDAHASVQALDDGETITDVFTYTASDGTANSASATLTITIFGTNDAPVANADTNWAQEDGADASGNVLQTLAHNGAPSGAFSDIADTDVDVEPLTVSSVNGVAGNVGIAVAGTYGTLTLGSNGAYSYILNDAHAAVQALDVGETITDVFSYTANDGTANSASATLTITIFGTNDAPVANADTNWAKEDVANASGNVLLTLAHAGAPSGVFSDIADTDVDIEPLTVNTVNSVAGNVGVAVAGTYGSVTINGNGTYNYVLNNGNASVQALDEGETLTDVFNYTATDGTANAGATLTITIFGTNDAPVANADTNWAKEDVANASGNVLLTLAHAGAPSGVFSDIADTDVDVEPLTVNTVNSLAGNVGVAVAGTYGSVTINGNGTYNYVLNNGNASVQALDEGETLTDVFNYTATDGTANAGATLTITIFGTNDAPVANADTNWAKEDVANASGNVLLTLAHAGAPSGVFSDIADTDVDIEPLTVNTVNAVAGNVGNAVAGTYGSVTINGNGTYNYVLNNGNASVQALDDGETLTDVFNYTATDGTANAGATLTITIFGTNDVPVANADTNWAKEDVSDATGNVLLTLAHAGAPSGVFSDIADTDVDIETLTVSTVNGVAGNVGNAVAGTYGTLTLNGNGTYSYILNDAHASVQALDDGETITDVFNYTASDGTASAGATLTITIFGTNDAPVANPDTNWAQEDGADASGNVLQTLVHAGAPSGSFSDIADTDVDVESLTVSTVNGSGANVGAAIVGLYGTLTLNSNGSYNYILNDALAAVQALDVGETLSEAFTYTASDGTASSASASLTITIFGTNDAPVANADTNWAQEDGADASGNVLQTLPHAGAPSGSFSDIADTDVDIEPLTVSMVNGSGANVGVAIAGLYGTLTLNSNGSYNYILNDANATVQGLEAGETITDVFNYTANDSSANSASATLTITIFGSNDAPLVGTGTALVSEEGLLGANPDTVGNPTDGTNSATASGSISVSDPDGQPLTVTLVAPPLGTFTSGGVNVTWVGGGTNHLVGSVGATPILDVVINNAGAFTVTLQGHIDHAPGDFENLFVFAFDVNVSDGITTVPTSLTVTIEDDSATAGSNAAVIVDDDDVAGAGGNPGGTGDLAPANATGTVAHSFGADGGSIAWLNTGAPAGFTYQVSANNLLVKQGATTVLTINLNSSTGAYSVVQNAAILHALLANENDANFTLNYRVTDADGDFVDGSLSLTVNDDTPVNIAPQTEILVNAAGASSSSDLPLPLLDGDGNVDNNMGADKPGTIAFANITNGQQATGVIGGNTVNLSSGGSPIKLYLVNHDANAATPDQLQGWVNGAPGAMGATQVFNVTLNHDPTNVAQDTYQVNVLNPIGVTQQVVITNFGNVESGNNEFPVLQNPLGVSIDQDLLFSSYTRAANGTTNIATGGSTVNTSQQGIGVDNQSMNDTENLRIDFVTGASTTGGTYNYGAHYNVNNFLFSISQTNNGGPNHIEFWVRIYNANNDPGGANTVADAVALNTGDTQLNTITALQWFDASSNTTTSLALGSLVNDGAGGYLVTGLDVNDTILVTASGAGYNRLEIENPISGAHGVINADLTGDRFDIGGLAYSAEVINVPQVGMSFQVALTDADGDTTISTNPINITLNAPAPPVALDLNGDGVHYLTHDDPANHVKFDFNGDHVADKVSWVSHEDAVLVHDRNGDHQVNDSSEFVFTQGHPDAHTDMEALRMYFDDNHDGLLDSHDSVFANLGIWQDANSNGVSDTGEFHTMADAGIQSISLFTDAIAHTTANGEVQVHGQSVVTHTDGTTSIAEDATFSVFSQPQGDAPQGLLAADHDTVEALLPPVSAQPASAPTQDGGGGGGDSGGGSGAHDSSNSAQLADSGSNGGPTPEQEAAPMPEHQAVSVPESVAAPEDAPAAVA